TTTTGGCGAGTCATCAAGGCTTTCCTCGAATGGGTTCTCTCTCTGGCCAATTATGATGTCCTGGGAGTTGTTGAATGGGGACTGGGAGTAGTGgaaatgatcttcttcttctttttcatcttcaTCACTGTTGACCACCAGGGATGCTTGTTGCTCTGGTGGCTGTTCCTCTTCTTTCTTGGGGCTTACGGGCAGATCTTCAGTGGGCTGATCAGCTTCTTCTGGTTCGTTAACGGAGTCCTGACCAGTGAGCTTGGAGGTGGAGGGAAGATCAGGCCCTGGGTGGTTGTGGCTTGAGGTGTAAGTGATGACGAGCGTGGAAGCATCTGTTCTGCATCTCTCCACTTGTTTCTTGGCTGAACACCCCTTCGATGTGCTGCATCTGTAGTACCCCCTGCGCGCATCATAATTACCAAGAAATTGAAGACTAGACTCAGCCaccaatttcaattatactttccgggaaaataataaagaggAGAGAAAAGCAGAATGAAAGTTGAGACCTTGGATAAGGAGAGCCTTTGATAGGTTTCTGGCCATATTTCCTCCAAGACCAACAGTCAGAAGGCGGTCCTTCACTCCTCTGTTTCCCCTCATTTGCCTCAATCTTCACTCTGACCACAGTTTTCTGAACCACCTTCCTGTTATTGTAacataaaagggaaaaaaaaggcAACTAATTTCAAACTTTTCCAGTTGTGGCACAAACATATATACTATTCCGACGGGACATCTTGTTTTTGAAGCCTCAAAACAAACTcccaacaaaatgaaaaaaaaaaaaaaaaaaaacaagttgaGAGAAAAAGGGTGGAAAGAGAGAGCTTGCCTTCTTTTGGAGGCCTGATTTTCTGGTTTAAGTTCTTCGGAGTGAGAGCCATCCATGGCAGACGATCGATCttgccttcttctccttcttcctgcTCTGGCGTCGAGGTGATCAATTATTGGCTGAGTTAGATGAAGTTTCAGAGgcagaaataaagaaagaaatggatCAAGCTGAGAGTTGGGTTTTCTAATTgattaagagagagaaaggggtagaggaaaaaggaaaggacaACCTAAcaaaacgagagagagagagagagagagagatgacaaGGGGAGaggttgctttctctctttctttatgATTCGCATTAGATAGAACGCCATACACAACCAAGCACTTATTTCACCAGCCCCCAcctcaaaatttattaattacaagCTATGCTTTCCCCCTCCCCCGCCCATTCACATAATAATACAGATATTTCCATTCCATGGACATACATATGCTTATCCCCACGCTCGTCTTAATTGGCTGCGCCAAACGGTAGGTCCCCTCCCAATCCCTATCCTACCCAAGATTGTTACTGTACTGTACTGTACTGGCAAGGCAAGCCTCTACTCCATGCGCTCACatgtatttttgttaaaaacgtatttttgaGACGGGGGCTTAGATCAAATGTAACAACAAGAATGTTAAGAATTAGAGAATGTGAATTTGTCCTGATTTAGAACTCTACCTTCAACTAGAATTTCTGGTTGAAATTAATGCGCAGACGCCAACAACAACCCCACTAACAAATTTCCATGTTGAATCTTTGTGTATAGTATGgttataatcttttatttaatttacattgttcttaatatatatatatatatatatagtggaaGTCTCCTCGTGCTCGTGGAGCACATGCTTTTGAGGAACGGCAATCGAGTGGTTGCGCCTGTGCTGAGATGGATGGTGCTGTCCCTTGTTTCGTTGTGGGCAGAAAAGATCTGGTCCCTTCAACCAATCATGCTACAGTGTTTTCGTCTCCCTCCCTTCCTGATCTGATGGATTGCCGTGAACATGAATTATTGACACCTGCAGCTCCTTTCCTACACTACACGGATGTAACATTCTTGGCCTAACCTTGTCCGCACGCACGAATGTGGATGTAAATGAGATGAAATTatacctttttctttatttatatcgATGCTGTTTCAGTATTttggtaaaataaataaattgtataataattacattattatcactcattttttgatttttctttttttgtaaaagTACTTACTTTTCTATTTGCAGTGTCAGTGATTTTAAATTTTCGAGTCTTGTCAAGACGTGGATGATGAttatgttgatgatgatgatgaagatgaaggggTGAGAATTAATTGTACGTTCCTGAGCCTGGGGCCGGTTGTGGAAATGGACTGATCATTCGATGTTGGTAAGCCCCAGCCCACCAACTTACTTTAGGCCTCAAGAAACTAATGGGCTCGCTTACCAATGCTCAAAACTCAACAATTACGGGCTCAAACCAACCAACATGCCCAAACTAAATTTGACTTCAGCTTGGTCCTCATAACCTGAAAGAAACAACTCGATTTGATTTGGAGATATGGTTATAGTAGTTCACGTAGACAATTTGAGATTACCATTTTCGTacgatttttttgttattcgtGCCTTTAATTTTGACATAAGAGGTAAATCACAACTAGACGTTTTATCTTACTGCGCAATGTAAGGAATCAAACTCACAATGTACTAGTAcgaattttaatttatcgtGGTCCAATCACTTGATCTGTGTCTTGGAAGGATCACGTAGGCAaccttaattaaaaatattaagaattaGTATATTTCGGTTATTGagagaataattaaaaaatatgatatacaaTATAATCTATATGAaaagaatataattataaataaaaatacctaaaaatttagaattcatataacTGGCTTCACTGATGAAATAGTCTATCAAAATTATTGCTTATTATTGGATACAAAATTGTATTGCACCCATTTGAAATGATGAAGTTTGCGTTCATTCTTTTACCAAGTTCTAATTAAGTTCTTAAGATTgttctatttttaataaatttttcattttcaaaaataacatatcaaagtTAATCTCTTTCTAAATAatcttttctttccctttacAGGGTCTATCGATGAGACAATTGAAAAGGACGCTCCAAGTGTAAGGCACTCTATATGTCACCACACTGGGAAAGAATAGCAATTACACAATCTTTAAATATGCAGCCAAATGTGACatactttgaaaaatatagcgGCCAGCCATTCTAATCAAAGTGGACAATCTCAACCTTTTGATCCGTCCCTGCATTTTAAAAGCCAAAGACAAGACAAAACACTATCGTGAGTAGAAAAATAATGCAAGCATCCAACCAATGAACAGCATGCAGGCCACTTGAAAAAGagccaattaattttcttatattaaATAGGAATTATATAGGATAAGTCAATTTCAATCGTGGTATAAGATGCCCAGCTTGTGGATAGCCATGAACAAGCTGCCCCCACCAAAGCCATTATTTATAATGTAAGCATCTTCCATAATCAATCACCCTTCCTTCTTGGTTGGCTGCATGGTAGATCACGCACCTAACGGCCTAACCACCCCTTTATTTTTATTCCTTTTAGAACTTCAAATCAAAATTGTCATCACAATGACGTGACAATAACATCTTCCATGAATAAGTAGTTTATCACAAGATTACAGTTAAGTGAGAAAAGGATCTGTCACCAGAAAGTAATCATGGATCAAACAACTCTAGTAAGAAGATTCAATCACTTTGAAGTTGTAGAAGAGAAACCCAGATTTGTTGTAGTTCATACTTATCTTGTAGATGGCAAGCCGGCCGAGTTGGTGGTTGTGGACACCATTCTATACAGATTTCCCATCTGTTCTGTGCCATTTAATCCTAACTATTTgagagttttcagttttcttgaTTCTGAAGTATTATTAGCTAGAATATGCAATCCATGTGTCAACTAACTGTCGTGCCAACCACTCTCACACCCAACCGATCTCTGTTGAATTCTCTCTGGTTCGATCACAATTCACATATATACAATTCGTATGATCTGCTTTCTTGATATTCAAAAGTTTCTGTAATTGGGTCCAAGGCCAAATGGGTTTGAACGTGGAGCAAGAAGACGGCAAGAAGCCGGCCTTGAATATCTCCGCCACCTTGGTGGAAGCGTTTTACGCAGCCACCGCCACCCTCCTCGGCCTTCTCCTCCCGCTCTCGTTTCTCCTCCTGGCCAGGCTCTCCACTGCTAACTATCTCTTCACATCTTCCCATTCCTCTCAAACCCaggcttcatttctcttcctcttcctcttcatctACGCAATCCCTACCGTCCTCAACGCTCTCGTTTCCCTCGTCGGCGTCGCCACTCTCTTCCACGGCTTGACAGGCCGGATTACGCTCATAAGGCAGGCCTCATCACCGGATCAACCCCTTCTCCGGCCGCCTCTGTACACGGCGTGGGTTTTGATATGCGCGTTACAGGTTTGTATAGGGCTGGGGATTGAAGGGAGCGTGGCTGCTGGGATCAACGGTTCTGGTTTTGGCCACGGGACGAGCCTGCTAAGCAAAGTGATCTTCTTCCTGGGCTTACACGAGTCAATGATTCACTGGTCAAGAACAATCGTGAAACCGGTGGTCGACGATACGATCTTTGGTTTTGCAAGGGATGAAAGGCAGGTGGAGAGGGTGGCCATGGCTGCGAGCTTCGGTGCTCTGTGGTGGTGGAGGTTGAGGACCGAAGTGGACTCGCTGGCGGCCATGGTTGAGGTTAAGAAAGAGCTGTCGTTGAGCCTTGGAATTGCTGATCTTATCGGTTGGTGGCTGTATTACCTGACTGTGATTATTGGAATAATAAGGATTGTGAAGAGCATTATGTGGGTTGGAGCTGTGTTGCTTTGTAGGCCGGTGAAAGCTAACCCGGATGAGTCTATTGGGAACGGAGAGAAAGTCTAGCTAAGCTTAATTAACCATTATTTCCGTTGGATTTCTTTTTGTATACCCCTTTCTTCActttgctatatatataaatataatatatatatatatattctttcttCATGGTCAGGGGGAAATTCCCAGCTCAAACTGATCAAGAATTCTTTGCTCTGTAAGTGTAACCCTGAATCAATTATATTCGTCCCAGATGGTTGATACTTTCTAGCTGACATTTCGGCTAAAAGTAAGCAGAATATGCATCTAGATTCACTGCAAAGAGAATATCTTATTTTGTGCCTATGAGATACACAAGCACAAATTTTGGGTGCCCCAGACCAATCAGTTTTTAAGACATTTTAGATCTGCTGCTCCTCTCTCAGAAAGATTTGGGAGGGAATCCCTACATATTCTTTTATTAGTATCCAAATGATCAGTTACAACCTATCCATGCCACAATGGCTAGAGCCCCTTAGCTTTCAGAAGCTTCTTTGGGTAATGGTTAACCCGACCATTGCATTTTTGCATCTGGCTGATGCGACCACTGCCAACTGGGGTTCTCACAGGGGTTGAGACACCCGTGGAGTAATATGCCAAACCGTTGACAAGTGATATTAAAGTTGTGCTCGAAGTGAGCACAGAGACACGCACGATCTTCGCGT
This genomic stretch from Diospyros lotus cultivar Yz01 chromosome 1, ASM1463336v1, whole genome shotgun sequence harbors:
- the LOC127792821 gene encoding probable WRKY transcription factor 69, which produces MDGSHSEELKPENQASKRRKVVQKTVVRVKIEANEGKQRSEGPPSDCWSWRKYGQKPIKGSPYPRGYYRCSTSKGCSAKKQVERCRTDASTLVITYTSSHNHPGPDLPSTSKLTGQDSVNEPEEADQPTEDLPVSPKKEEEQPPEQQASLVVNSDEDEKEEEDHFHYSQSPFNNSQDIIIGQRENPFEESLDDSPKTVLLDEEPLSCSSPLMTLSALKSEENDHFYDELEELPSFSSFTSFLGSSIFDERILILPS
- the LOC127790799 gene encoding uncharacterized protein LOC127790799 — encoded protein: MGLNVEQEDGKKPALNISATLVEAFYAATATLLGLLLPLSFLLLARLSTANYLFTSSHSSQTQASFLFLFLFIYAIPTVLNALVSLVGVATLFHGLTGRITLIRQASSPDQPLLRPPLYTAWVLICALQVCIGLGIEGSVAAGINGSGFGHGTSLLSKVIFFLGLHESMIHWSRTIVKPVVDDTIFGFARDERQVERVAMAASFGALWWWRLRTEVDSLAAMVEVKKELSLSLGIADLIGWWLYYLTVIIGIIRIVKSIMWVGAVLLCRPVKANPDESIGNGEKV